One region of Primulina tabacum isolate GXHZ01 chromosome 1, ASM2559414v2, whole genome shotgun sequence genomic DNA includes:
- the LOC142555358 gene encoding F-box protein At1g47056-like, with translation MGQSASIQDYSPECSNHILHPNFNQESCSDDSNPRPAVGVSVDQRHDYSSEIPDECLAIIFQSLSSGDRKRCSMVCLRWLAVEGQSRSRLALNATNEVSTHLPVIFARFDSVTKLALRCDRKSVSINDDALTLISLRCRKLTRLKLRGCREISDQGMLALAQNCKYLRKFSSGSCMFGAKGMNALLDNSYSLEELSVKRLRGINDLYTAEMIGPGVAASSLKSITLKELYNGQCFGSLIIGSKNLKTLKILRCLGDWDMLLETITRKKNCLTEIHLERLQVSDVGLMAISKCPDLEILHLVKAPDCSNDGISAIAETCKLLRKLHIDGWRTNRIGDEGLISIAKNCVNLVELVLIGVNPSSVSLMAMASNCQKLERLALCGSETIGDPEISCIAVKCMALKKLCIKGCRVTDTGIEAFAFGCPNLVKMKVKKCKGVTSEVADWLRARRVTLAVNLDVDEIEPEAMEVSTSGGGAHDDGVEFPSIINGTITGVGANVAPADVDVPSTSNGSRSSSKSRFSLLAGRTLVACAFRRLSIGNNSSNL, from the coding sequence ATGGGCCAAAGCGCCTCCATCCAAGACTATTCGCCTGAGTGTTCGAATCATATCCTTCATCCCAACTTTAACCAAGAGTCCTGCTCCGATGACTCGAATCCACGGCCTGCGGTGGGCGTCTCTGTAGATCAACGACACGATTACTCGTCCGAGATTCCCGATGAATGCTTAGCTATAATCTTCCAGTCTTTGAGCTCCGGCGACAGGAAGCGGTGCTCCATGGTCTGCCTCCGCTGGCTCGCCGTTGAAGGACAGAGCCGCAGCCGCCTTGCTCTTAACGCCACAAACGAGGTTTCTACTCACCTCCCCGTGATATTCGCCCGGTTTGATTCGGTCACTAAGCTTGCCCTCCGCTGCGACCGCAAGTCCGTTAGCATAAACGACGATGCGTTGACCTTGATTTCCCTCCGATGCCGCAAACTCACCCGCCTCAAGCTCCGCGGCTGTCGTGAGATCTCTGATCAGGGAATGTTGGCTTTAGCACAAAATTGTAAATATTTGCGTAAATTTTCAAGCGGATCGTGTATGTTTGGAGCCAAAGGCATGAACGCTCTGTTGGATAATTCATATTCGCTCGAGGAACTTTCCGTTAAACGTTTGCGGGGAATTAATGATTTATATACCGCTGAGATGATTGGACCAGGGGTTGCAGCATCCTCGCTGAAGTCAATTACTCTCAAGGAGCTTTACAACGGCCAGTGTTTTGGGTCATTGATTATTggatccaaaaatttgaaaactttGAAGATTTTGAGGTGTTTGGGTGACTGGGATATGTTACTGGAAACTATTACTAGGAAGAAGAATTGTTTGACTGAGATACATTTGGAGAGGCTGCAAGTGAGTGATGTAGGGCTAATGGCTATTTCGAAGTGCCCGGATTTGGAGATCTTGCACCTGGTAAAGGCTCCTGACTGCTCGAATGATGGGATTTCGGCAATTGCCGAGACTTGTAAGCTTTTGAGGAAGCTACATATAGATGGGTGGAGGACGAACAGGATAGGCGATGAGGGTCTGATTTCGATTGCCAAGAATTGTGTGAATCTTGTGGAACTGGTTCTTATTGGGGTGAACCCGAGTTCCGTGAGTTTGATGGCTATGGCTTCAAATTGTCAAAAGTTGGAAAGATTGGCCCTTTGTGGAAGTGAAACAATAGGCGATCCCGAGATATCGTGTATTGCAGTTAAATGTATGGCGTTGAAGAAGCTTTGCATAAAGGGTTGTCGTGTGACAGATACAGGGATTGAGGCGTTCGCTTTTGGGTGTCCCAATTTGGTgaagatgaaagtgaagaagtGTAAGGGAGTAACGAGTGAAGTTGCAGACTGGCTGAGGGCCAGAAGGGTAACTCTGGCTGTGAATTTGGATGTCGATGAGATCGAACCTGAGGCCATGGAGGTGAGTACTAGTGGTGGAGGAGCCCATGATGACGGGGTAGAGTTCCCATCAATAATCAATGGAACAATAACTGGTGTTGGTGCCAATGTTGCTCCAGCAGATGTTGATGTTCCATCAACGAGTAACGGAAGTAGATCGTCCAGTAAGTCTAGGTTTAGCCTTCTTGCCGGAAGGACTCTCGTTGCTTGTGCTTTTCGGAGGTTATCAATCGGTAATAACAGTTCAAATCTATAG
- the LOC142555237 gene encoding SUMO-conjugating enzyme SCE1-like produces the protein MSGGIARGRLAEERKAWRKNHPHGFVAKPEMLPDGTVNLMVWHCTIPGKAGSDWEGGFYPLTMHFSEDYPSKPPKCKFPPGFFHPNIYPSGTVCLSILNEDSGWRPAITVKQILVGVQDLLDQPNPSDPAQTDGYQLFIQDAVEYKERVRQQAQQYPPLI, from the exons ATGTCTGGAGGAATCGCGCGAGGACGGCTCGCTGAAGAACGAAAAGCCTGGCGAAAAAATCATCCTCAT GGTTTTGTGGCTAAACCGGAGATGCTGCCCGATGGTACAGTGAATTTGATGGTGTGGCACTGCACAATCCCTGGTAAGGCCGGG TCTGATTGGGAAGGAGGTTTTTACCCGCTTACGATGCACTTTAGTGAAGATTATCCGAGCAAGCCACCAAAGTGTAAATTTCCCCCAGGGTTTTTTCATCCTAATATATACCCGTCCGGAACCGTTTGCCTCTCAATCCTAAACGAGGATAGC GGGTGGCGACCTGCCATCACGGTGAAGCAAATTTTGGTGGGCGTCCAGGATTTGCTGGATCAAccaaatccatctgatccagcaCAGACTGATGGGTACCAACTGTTTATCCAG GATGCTGTCGAGTACAAGGAGAGAGTTCGGCAGCAGGCCCAGCAGTATCCACCTCTTATTTAA
- the LOC142515742 gene encoding ethylene-responsive transcription factor ERF011-like, whose protein sequence is MEGGSASRAAGRRRSDKPYKGIRMRKWGKWVAEIREPNKRSRIWLGSYCSPVAAARAYDTAVYYLRGPTAKMNFPDELSAGGLQDLSAESIRRVAAEVGARVDALQSVGKREHATNQQPLKPSLFQDEIDLNKEPEPEPEPEDTSGEYW, encoded by the coding sequence ATGGAGGGTGGCAGCGCGAGCAGGGCGGCGGGACGGAGGAGGAGCGACAAGCCATACAAGGGCATAAGGATGCGGAAGTGGGGCAAGTGGGTGGCGGAGATAAGGGAGCCCAACAAACGATCGAGGATTTGGCTAGGGTCTTACTGCTCCCCAGTGGCGGCGGCGAGGGCCTACGACACGGCTGTGTACTACCTCCGCGGGCCGACGGCTAAGATGAATTTCCCGGACGAGCTGTCAGCCGGGGGGCTGCAGGACCTCTCCGCCGAGTCCATAAGGAGGGTGGCGGCAGAGGTCGGTGCTAGGGTGGACGCGCTGCAGAGCGTCGGCAAGAGGGAACATGCAACGAATCAACAGCCGCTGAAGCCCTCTTTGTTCCAAGATGAGATCGATCTGAACAAGGAGCCGGAGCCAGAGCCAGAGCCTGAAGACACATCTGGTGAATATTGGTGA